One genomic region from Pseudomonas sp. R5-89-07 encodes:
- a CDS encoding NAD(P)H-dependent oxidoreductase, producing the protein MHALIVVAHHNPQSLTHSVAEHVGAGLDACGHTFELADLAAEGFDPRYTAADHRVHRNRETPPADVLAEQARIERADALVLVFPIYWWSMPALLKGWVDRVFVNGWAIDYGPDTPVTKKLRHLKVHLLALGGADASAFDRHGYATAMRTQIDYGIFDYCGAQVLTSELLLESESETAQPHLHRARALGQELFERETVAG; encoded by the coding sequence ATGCATGCACTCATCGTTGTGGCTCATCACAACCCGCAATCCCTTACCCACAGCGTGGCCGAGCACGTCGGCGCCGGCCTGGACGCCTGCGGTCACACGTTTGAACTGGCGGACCTTGCGGCCGAAGGCTTCGACCCTCGCTACACCGCCGCCGACCACCGCGTACACCGAAACCGTGAAACGCCGCCGGCGGATGTGCTGGCCGAACAGGCACGCATCGAGCGCGCCGATGCGTTGGTATTGGTGTTTCCGATCTATTGGTGGTCGATGCCGGCGCTGCTCAAGGGCTGGGTCGACCGCGTCTTCGTCAACGGCTGGGCAATCGATTACGGCCCTGATACGCCGGTGACCAAGAAGTTGCGCCACCTCAAGGTGCATCTGCTGGCCTTGGGCGGCGCGGATGCAAGCGCCTTCGACCGGCACGGTTATGCCACGGCCATGCGCACGCAGATCGATTACGGGATCTTTGATTACTGCGGAGCGCAGGTGCTGACCTCGGAGTTGTTGCTGGAGTCGGAAAGCGAGACGGCCCAGCCGCATCTGCACAGGGCCAGGGCGTTGGGGCAGGAGCTGTTCGAGCGCGAGACGGTAGCGGGGTGA
- a CDS encoding class I SAM-dependent methyltransferase: MTPDALATLHAHLLTALASPPAETRRLFHGRGRCWPGLEQLTVDWLQGVVLVALFKETAHLEALKQQLLQIDWAGFGAHTVALQHRYLPQSTTEWLVGDAIDELTITEGGLRYLIDLGKKQNSGLFLDMRYGRNWVREQASGQRVLNLFAYTCGFSVAAIEGGADHVVNLDMARGALSRGRDNHRLNGHDLGKVTFLGHDLFKSWARVTNSGPYDLVIVDPPSFQKGSFLLTKDYQRVLRRLPDLLTPQGTVLACMNDPAFGEDFLIDGVTREAPGLRFVERLENPPEFPDIDAQSGLKALVFRQG; the protein is encoded by the coding sequence ATGACCCCAGACGCACTCGCCACCCTGCACGCCCATCTGCTCACCGCCCTGGCCAGCCCTCCCGCTGAAACCCGGCGCCTGTTTCATGGCCGTGGCCGCTGCTGGCCGGGCCTGGAGCAACTGACGGTGGACTGGCTGCAAGGCGTGGTGCTGGTGGCGCTGTTCAAGGAAACCGCGCATCTGGAGGCTTTGAAGCAGCAGCTGTTGCAGATCGACTGGGCCGGCTTCGGCGCCCATACCGTCGCGCTGCAACACCGCTACCTGCCGCAAAGCACCACCGAGTGGCTGGTGGGCGATGCCATCGACGAGCTGACCATCACCGAAGGCGGCCTGCGTTACCTGATCGACCTGGGTAAAAAGCAGAACAGCGGCCTGTTCCTCGACATGCGCTATGGGCGTAACTGGGTGCGCGAGCAAGCCAGCGGCCAACGGGTGCTGAACCTGTTTGCCTACACCTGCGGCTTCTCGGTAGCCGCTATCGAAGGCGGTGCCGACCACGTGGTGAATCTGGACATGGCCCGTGGCGCCCTGAGCCGTGGGCGTGACAACCATCGCCTGAATGGTCATGACCTGGGCAAGGTGACTTTTCTGGGCCACGATCTGTTCAAGTCGTGGGCCAGAGTCACTAACAGCGGTCCCTATGACCTGGTGATCGTCGATCCGCCCTCCTTTCAGAAAGGCAGTTTCCTGCTGACCAAGGATTACCAGCGCGTACTGCGCCGCCTGCCGGATTTGCTCACGCCCCAGGGTACGGTACTGGCGTGCATGAACGATCCGGCCTTTGGCGAAGACTTCCTGATCGACGGCGTCACCCGCGAAGCACCGGGCCTGCGCTTCGTCGAACGCCTGGAAAACCCGCCGGAATTCCCCGATATCGATGCGCAAAGTGGCTTGAAGGCCCTCGTGTTTCGCCAGGGCTGA
- a CDS encoding GNAT family N-acetyltransferase yields the protein MYSLTRYTTPCPEPVNSQILQMVVDNLTDISSVALAPSNLLYNIYQYAIGFEVHLYLEALDGSKGIAVELVVAMQDETVVGFCLYLPVKDDPQACGVAFMAVHAGFRRQGVARAMLGDVLARYPHAELACAVEKVPAFEAMGFKVRGARGTQVLMNTRDYGTDGLMGVLDVAAIYSSLEVRQIHTYLLQKHGKRAMVDAEKQRDRHLDQLTRKVQRFVDARLA from the coding sequence ATGTACAGCCTTACCCGCTACACCACGCCGTGCCCCGAACCGGTCAACAGCCAGATCCTGCAGATGGTGGTGGACAACCTCACCGACATCAGCAGCGTGGCACTGGCGCCCAGTAACCTGCTCTACAACATTTACCAGTACGCCATCGGTTTTGAGGTGCACCTGTACCTGGAGGCGCTGGACGGATCGAAAGGCATCGCCGTTGAACTGGTGGTGGCGATGCAGGACGAGACAGTGGTTGGCTTCTGCCTGTATCTGCCGGTGAAGGATGACCCTCAAGCCTGCGGCGTGGCATTCATGGCCGTGCACGCGGGTTTCAGGCGCCAGGGCGTGGCCCGGGCCATGCTGGGTGACGTGTTGGCGCGCTATCCCCATGCGGAGCTGGCCTGCGCGGTGGAGAAGGTCCCGGCGTTCGAAGCCATGGGCTTCAAGGTACGTGGCGCGCGCGGTACCCAGGTGCTGATGAATACGCGGGACTATGGCACCGATGGCTTGATGGGCGTGCTCGACGTGGCGGCTATATATAGCTCGCTGGAAGTGCGGCAAATTCATACCTACCTGCTGCAAAAGCACGGTAAGCGGGCGATGGTGGACGCGGAAAAACAGCGCGACCGACACCTGGACCAATTGACGCGCAAGGTGCAGCGGTTTGTGGACGCACGCTTGGCCTGA
- a CDS encoding TSUP family transporter, whose amino-acid sequence MPFELSVDLTTLAILAVVAFIAGFIDAIAGGGGLLTTPALLTAGMPPHLVLGTNKLSSTFGSATASFTFYRRKLFHPRQWVHAIVGTLVGALTGAVVAHYLPAETLNKMLPVIVFACGVYLLFGGTPKAPLDAEAPIKKKWQATQGFGLGFYDGVAGPGTGAFWTVSTMLLHPIDLVKASGVARSMNFVSNAAALTVFIINGSVDWVVGLAMGISVMGGAFFGARSAISGGAKFIRPVFITVVLGLTVRLAWQHWFSVA is encoded by the coding sequence ATGCCCTTCGAACTCAGCGTTGACCTGACCACCCTCGCCATTCTCGCCGTCGTGGCGTTTATCGCCGGCTTCATCGACGCCATCGCTGGTGGCGGTGGCCTGCTCACTACCCCTGCCCTGCTGACCGCCGGCATGCCACCGCACCTGGTGCTGGGTACCAACAAACTCAGCTCCACCTTTGGCTCGGCCACCGCCAGCTTCACCTTCTACCGGCGCAAGCTGTTCCACCCGCGCCAGTGGGTGCATGCCATCGTCGGTACGTTGGTCGGCGCGCTGACCGGCGCCGTGGTTGCGCATTATTTGCCCGCCGAGACCCTGAACAAGATGCTGCCGGTGATCGTGTTCGCCTGCGGCGTGTACCTGCTGTTCGGCGGCACGCCCAAGGCACCGCTGGACGCCGAGGCACCGATCAAGAAGAAATGGCAGGCCACCCAGGGCTTCGGCCTGGGTTTCTACGACGGCGTAGCCGGGCCTGGCACCGGCGCGTTCTGGACCGTGAGCACCATGCTGCTGCACCCAATCGATCTGGTGAAGGCCAGCGGCGTGGCGCGCAGCATGAATTTTGTCAGCAACGCGGCGGCGCTGACGGTGTTTATCATCAACGGTTCGGTGGACTGGGTGGTCGGCCTGGCCATGGGGATTTCGGTGATGGGCGGCGCATTCTTTGGCGCACGCAGCGCAATCAGCGGCGGCGCCAAGTTCATTCGCCCGGTCTTCATCACCGTGGTGCTCGGCCTGACAGTGCGCTTAGCCTGGCAGCACTGGTTCAGCGTGGCCTAG
- a CDS encoding crotonase/enoyl-CoA hydratase family protein, with protein MSEYQAFVVELSGNVAHVQINRPEKINAMNAAFWSEIIDIFQWVEDTDAVRAVVLSGAGKHFSSGIDLMLLASVANEFGKDVGRNARLLRRKILELQASFNAVDNCRKPVLAAIQGYCIGGAIDLISACDMRYAAEDAQFSIKEIDIGMAADVGTLQRLPRIVGDGMLRELAYTGRQFGAEEARSIGLVNRVFADQASLLAGVMAIAHEIAAKSPIAVAGTKAMISYMRDHTINDGLEYVATWNSAMLQSNDLRVAIAAHMSKQAPEFVD; from the coding sequence ATGTCCGAATACCAAGCTTTCGTCGTCGAACTCAGCGGCAACGTTGCCCATGTGCAGATCAATCGTCCGGAAAAGATCAACGCGATGAACGCGGCGTTCTGGAGCGAAATCATCGACATCTTCCAGTGGGTCGAAGACACCGATGCCGTGCGCGCGGTGGTGCTCAGCGGTGCCGGCAAGCACTTTTCCTCCGGCATCGACCTGATGCTGCTGGCCTCGGTGGCCAATGAGTTCGGCAAGGACGTGGGCCGCAATGCGCGCCTGCTGCGGCGCAAGATCCTCGAACTGCAAGCCTCGTTCAATGCGGTCGACAACTGCCGCAAGCCGGTCCTGGCGGCGATCCAGGGCTATTGCATCGGCGGCGCCATTGACCTGATCAGTGCCTGTGACATGCGCTACGCCGCCGAGGACGCGCAGTTCTCGATCAAGGAGATCGACATTGGCATGGCCGCCGACGTCGGCACCCTGCAGCGCCTGCCGCGCATCGTCGGCGACGGGATGTTGCGTGAGCTGGCCTACACAGGGCGTCAGTTTGGCGCCGAAGAAGCGCGCAGCATCGGCCTGGTCAATCGGGTGTTTGCCGACCAGGCCAGCCTGTTGGCGGGCGTCATGGCCATTGCCCATGAAATCGCCGCCAAGTCGCCGATTGCCGTGGCCGGCACCAAGGCGATGATCAGCTATATGCGCGATCACACCATCAATGATGGCCTGGAATACGTTGCCACCTGGAACTCGGCTATGTTGCAATCCAACGACTTGCGCGTGGCCATCGCGGCCCATATGAGCAAACAGGCTCCCGAATTCGTGGATTGA
- a CDS encoding DUF1289 domain-containing protein: MPNQTIKTPCIGLCSTVYGDLVCRGCKRYHHEVIQWNGYNAEEKQAVWLRLEQLLVQVMASKLEVFDPQRLRQQLEDRKIRFMPHQSPYCWAYQLIARGARVMSKLDAYGLALLPEFRERNLTDLRDAIDREFFLLSEAHYERYIAPVFMRESFGPALIATL; encoded by the coding sequence ATGCCCAACCAAACCATCAAGACACCCTGTATAGGCCTGTGTTCCACCGTCTACGGTGACTTGGTCTGCCGCGGCTGCAAGCGCTATCACCACGAAGTGATCCAGTGGAACGGCTACAACGCTGAAGAAAAACAGGCGGTGTGGCTGCGCCTGGAGCAGTTGCTGGTGCAGGTCATGGCCAGCAAGCTGGAAGTGTTCGACCCGCAGCGTCTGCGCCAGCAACTGGAAGACCGCAAGATTCGCTTCATGCCGCACCAATCACCGTATTGCTGGGCCTACCAGCTGATTGCCCGAGGTGCTCGGGTGATGTCCAAGCTGGACGCCTATGGGCTGGCGCTGCTGCCCGAGTTTCGCGAGCGCAACCTCACCGACTTGCGCGATGCGATTGACCGGGAGTTCTTCCTGCTGTCCGAGGCGCATTACGAGCGCTACATTGCGCCGGTATTCATGCGCGAATCCTTTGGCCCAGCCCTGATCGCCACGCTCTGA
- a CDS encoding CAP domain-containing protein, which produces MRVLSLMMGLTTLAASTVFCASAMANEESQLVQQINQYRSQVQRCGDQGSQELPPLNSDTRLVLPASNAGDLQQSLARAAYPMVNVQAISLSGPKDAEAAMKAVRESFCRVVLDPQFVDIGVSNSGQDWRIVLARPLLTSGLGDWQTEGRKLLDLINAARAQPRQCGTEAFTATTPLSWNDDLAGAANSHTRNMANGNFFDHLDHDGRTPGDRAELAGYIAKNIGENIAAGLDTPRKVLDGWLASPGHCANLMNPQFRELGAAYAMDPKSDAGIYWTGLFGTQ; this is translated from the coding sequence ATGCGCGTTCTGTCATTGATGATGGGTCTTACGACGCTGGCCGCCAGTACGGTGTTCTGCGCCAGCGCGATGGCGAATGAAGAAAGTCAGTTGGTACAACAGATCAACCAGTACCGCAGCCAGGTGCAGCGCTGCGGCGACCAGGGTTCCCAGGAATTGCCGCCGCTGAACAGTGATACGCGGCTGGTGCTGCCGGCCTCCAATGCCGGCGACTTGCAGCAGTCGCTGGCGCGGGCCGCGTACCCCATGGTCAACGTACAGGCCATCAGCCTGTCCGGGCCAAAGGATGCCGAAGCCGCCATGAAAGCGGTGCGTGAAAGCTTTTGTCGCGTGGTGCTCGATCCGCAGTTCGTCGATATCGGCGTCAGCAACAGTGGCCAGGACTGGCGCATCGTGCTGGCCCGCCCGCTGCTGACCAGTGGCCTGGGCGATTGGCAGACCGAAGGCCGCAAACTGCTCGACCTGATCAACGCCGCCCGTGCCCAGCCGCGCCAGTGCGGCACCGAAGCGTTCACCGCGACCACGCCGCTGTCGTGGAACGACGACCTGGCCGGCGCCGCCAACAGCCACACCCGCAACATGGCCAACGGCAACTTTTTCGATCACCTGGACCACGACGGCCGCACCCCCGGCGACCGCGCCGAGCTGGCCGGGTATATCGCGAAAAACATCGGTGAAAACATCGCCGCCGGCCTCGATACGCCGCGCAAAGTCCTCGACGGTTGGCTCGCCAGCCCCGGCCATTGCGCCAACCTGATGAACCCGCAATTTCGTGAATTGGGCGCAGCCTATGCGATGGACCCGAAAAGCGATGCAGGCATCTATTGGACGGGGCTGTTCGGCACCCAATAA
- the pcsA gene encoding phosphatidylcholine synthase has protein sequence MISTLHVARIKAWGAHGFTATGVVLAFLATLALLENSPKACLLWLGLALVVDGVDGSLARRVNVSTVLPSFDGSVLDLVIDYLTYVFIPALFIYRYIDLPEFTHLFAVSVILVSSLFCFCNVNMKSKDNYFVGFPAAWNVVALCVYIIQPDAWITLLTVIGLALLTVTPMKFLHPFRVKRFMPINIAVTTIWLLCSFLMVVDYPNTNPWTFGLWSLMSAYFLGICIWRTALEWMGTHK, from the coding sequence GTGATATCGACCCTGCATGTAGCCAGAATCAAAGCCTGGGGCGCCCACGGCTTTACCGCCACCGGTGTGGTATTGGCATTCCTGGCCACCCTGGCGCTGCTGGAAAACTCACCCAAGGCCTGCCTGCTGTGGCTGGGCCTGGCACTCGTGGTGGATGGCGTCGATGGCTCCCTGGCGCGACGGGTCAACGTCAGCACAGTGTTGCCCAGCTTTGACGGCTCGGTACTGGACCTGGTGATCGATTACCTCACCTACGTGTTCATCCCCGCACTGTTTATCTACCGCTACATCGACCTGCCGGAATTTACCCATTTGTTCGCGGTGTCGGTGATTTTGGTGTCGTCGCTGTTCTGCTTCTGCAACGTCAACATGAAGAGCAAGGACAACTATTTCGTCGGCTTCCCGGCGGCCTGGAATGTGGTGGCTTTGTGCGTGTACATCATCCAGCCCGACGCGTGGATCACCCTACTGACCGTGATCGGCCTGGCGCTCCTGACCGTGACGCCGATGAAGTTTCTGCATCCGTTCCGGGTCAAGCGGTTCATGCCGATCAACATCGCCGTGACCACGATCTGGCTGCTGTGCAGCTTTCTGATGGTGGTGGATTACCCGAACACCAACCCGTGGACCTTCGGGCTGTGGTCACTGATGTCGGCATATTTTCTGGGCATTTGCATCTGGCGCACGGCGCTGGAGTGGATGGGCACCCACAAATAG
- a CDS encoding ribonucleotide-diphosphate reductase subunit beta has translation MLSWDEVDSEDTTAAVVKGANAGHASEANMDRLDGAGAAAAVEARAVTANDSAAIVRAKAALDKLDVAEGLAELEGASARVAVDEKRMINCRADLNQLVPFKYDWAWQKYLDGCANHWMPQEVNMTADIALWKNPEGLTDDERRIVMRNLGFFSTADSLVANNLVLAVYRLITNPECRQYILRQAFEEAIHTHAYQYCIESLAMDEGEIFNMYHEIPSVAKKAAWGLKYTRSISDPKFETGTVDTDKELLRNLVAYYCVLEGIFFYCGFTQILSMGRRNKMTGVAEQFQYILRDESMHLNFGIDVINQIKIENPHLWDAEMKEEATQMILQGTQLEIEYARDTMPRGVLGMNAAMMEDYLKFIANRRLSQIGLKEEYPGTTNPFPWMSEIMDLKKEKNFFETRVIEYQTGGALSWD, from the coding sequence ATGCTGAGTTGGGATGAAGTCGACAGCGAAGACACCACTGCAGCCGTCGTCAAAGGCGCCAACGCCGGCCATGCCAGCGAAGCCAACATGGACCGCCTCGACGGTGCCGGCGCTGCCGCCGCCGTTGAAGCCCGCGCCGTCACCGCCAACGACTCCGCCGCCATCGTGCGCGCCAAGGCCGCCCTGGACAAGCTCGACGTCGCCGAAGGCCTCGCCGAGCTCGAAGGCGCCTCCGCCCGTGTCGCCGTTGACGAAAAGCGCATGATCAACTGCCGCGCCGACCTCAACCAGCTCGTGCCTTTCAAGTACGACTGGGCCTGGCAGAAATACCTCGACGGCTGCGCCAACCACTGGATGCCGCAGGAGGTCAACATGACCGCCGACATCGCCCTGTGGAAAAACCCCGAAGGCCTGACCGACGACGAGCGCCGCATCGTCATGCGCAACCTGGGCTTCTTCTCCACCGCCGACTCCCTGGTCGCCAACAACCTGGTGCTGGCCGTCTACCGCCTCATCACCAACCCGGAGTGCCGCCAGTACATCCTGCGCCAGGCCTTCGAAGAGGCGATCCACACCCACGCCTACCAGTACTGCATCGAATCGCTGGCCATGGATGAAGGCGAAATCTTCAACATGTACCACGAGATTCCATCGGTCGCGAAGAAAGCCGCCTGGGGTCTGAAATACACCCGTTCGATCTCCGATCCGAAGTTCGAGACCGGCACCGTCGACACCGACAAGGAGCTGCTGCGCAACCTGGTCGCCTACTACTGCGTGCTGGAAGGCATCTTCTTCTATTGCGGCTTCACCCAGATCCTGTCCATGGGCCGCCGCAACAAAATGACCGGCGTGGCCGAACAGTTCCAGTACATCCTGCGCGACGAATCGATGCACCTGAACTTCGGTATCGACGTGATCAACCAGATCAAGATCGAAAACCCACACCTGTGGGATGCCGAGATGAAGGAAGAAGCGACCCAGATGATCCTGCAAGGGACCCAGCTGGAAATCGAATACGCACGGGATACCATGCCGCGCGGTGTTCTCGGCATGAACGCGGCGATGATGGAGGATTACCTCAAGTTCATCGCTAACCGTCGCCTGTCGCAGATTGGGTTGAAGGAAGAGTACCCAGGCACCACCAACCCGTTCCCGTGGATGAGCGAGATCATGGACTTGAAGAAAGAGAAGAACTTCTTCGAGACTCGTGTGATCGAGTACCAGACCGGCGGCGCGCTGAGCTGGGATTGA
- a CDS encoding TetR/AcrR family transcriptional regulator — protein sequence MSSEQSPAPRRRLSREERLQQLLETAWQLVREEGTDALTLGRLAEMAGVTKPVVYDHFVTRSGLLAALYEDFDGRQNQVFVDAIEASSATLEARAWVIAASYVDCVLLQGREIPGVTAALSGSPELEALKRKYEAVFLDKCRDALAPFAPGGRLSRAGLRAMLGAAEALSHAAASAEISREEAQQELLETILAMVKRGACGREPAPDSSGSVN from the coding sequence ATGTCAAGCGAACAATCTCCTGCCCCGCGTCGGCGCCTTTCCCGCGAGGAACGTCTGCAGCAGTTACTGGAAACAGCCTGGCAACTGGTGCGCGAAGAAGGCACCGACGCCCTGACCCTGGGTCGCCTTGCGGAGATGGCCGGGGTAACTAAACCGGTGGTCTACGACCATTTCGTCACGCGTTCGGGCTTGCTGGCCGCGCTGTATGAAGATTTCGACGGGCGCCAGAATCAGGTGTTTGTCGACGCCATCGAAGCCAGCAGCGCGACGCTTGAAGCGCGTGCGTGGGTGATCGCAGCGTCCTATGTGGATTGCGTGCTGCTGCAGGGTCGCGAAATTCCGGGGGTGACGGCGGCACTCAGTGGCTCGCCGGAGCTGGAAGCCCTCAAGCGCAAGTACGAGGCGGTCTTCCTCGACAAATGCCGCGATGCCCTCGCCCCCTTCGCACCGGGTGGCAGGCTTTCCCGGGCGGGACTGCGCGCCATGCTGGGGGCTGCCGAGGCCTTGTCCCATGCCGCGGCCAGCGCAGAAATCAGCCGTGAAGAAGCGCAGCAGGAATTGCTGGAAACCATCCTGGCGATGGTCAAGCGCGGCGCATGTGGGAGGGAGCCTGCTCCCGATAGCAGTGGTTCAGTCAATTAA
- the aroA gene encoding 3-phosphoshikimate 1-carboxyvinyltransferase, whose amino-acid sequence MSSQKTVTVTPPNFPLNGKVAPPGSKSITNRALLLAALAKGTSRLSGALKSDDTRHMSVALRQMGVTIDEPDDTTFVVTGKGKLQLPAQPLFLGNAGTAMRFLTAAVATVQGTVVLDGDDYMQKRPIGPLLATLGQNGIQVDSPTGCPPVAVHGVGKVQAKRFEIDGGLSSQYVSALLMLAACGEAPIEVALTGKDIGARGYVDLTLDCMCAFGAQVEAIDDTTWRVAPTGYSAHDYLIEPDASAATYLWAAEVLTGGRIDIGVAAQDFTQPDAKAQAVIAQFPNMQATVVGSQMQDAIPTLAVLAAFNNTPVRFTELANLRVKECDRVQALHDGLNEIRPGLATIEGDDLLVAADPALAGTACNALIDTHADHRIAMCFALAGLKIPGIRIQDPDCVAKTYPEYWKALGSLGVTLSY is encoded by the coding sequence TTGAGTTCGCAGAAAACCGTGACCGTTACACCGCCCAACTTTCCCCTCAATGGCAAGGTCGCGCCGCCCGGCTCCAAGTCCATTACCAACCGCGCCCTGCTGCTGGCGGCCCTGGCCAAGGGCACCAGCCGCTTGAGCGGCGCGCTCAAGAGCGATGACACTCGCCACATGTCAGTGGCCCTGCGGCAGATGGGCGTGACCATCGACGAGCCGGACGACACCACCTTCGTGGTCACAGGCAAAGGCAAACTGCAATTACCGGCGCAGCCGCTGTTTCTCGGCAATGCCGGTACCGCCATGCGCTTTCTCACCGCCGCCGTGGCCACCGTGCAGGGCACCGTGGTGCTGGACGGTGACGATTACATGCAAAAGCGTCCGATCGGGCCACTGCTCGCCACCCTCGGCCAGAATGGCATCCAGGTCGACAGCCCGACCGGCTGCCCACCGGTGGCCGTGCACGGCGTGGGCAAGGTCCAGGCCAAGCGCTTCGAGATCGACGGCGGCCTGTCCAGCCAGTACGTCTCGGCGCTGCTGATGCTCGCGGCATGTGGCGAAGCGCCGATTGAGGTTGCCTTGACCGGCAAGGACATCGGTGCCCGTGGCTATGTGGACCTGACGCTGGACTGCATGTGCGCCTTTGGCGCCCAGGTCGAAGCCATCGACGACACCACCTGGCGCGTGGCCCCGACCGGCTATTCCGCCCATGATTACCTGATCGAACCCGATGCCTCCGCAGCCACCTACCTGTGGGCCGCCGAGGTATTGACCGGGGGCCGCATCGACATCGGTGTCGCCGCCCAGGACTTCACCCAGCCGGACGCCAAGGCCCAGGCGGTGATCGCCCAGTTCCCGAACATGCAGGCCACGGTGGTGGGCTCGCAGATGCAGGACGCCATTCCGACCTTGGCGGTGCTCGCTGCCTTCAACAATACCCCGGTGCGCTTCACGGAACTGGCCAACCTGCGGGTCAAGGAATGTGACCGCGTGCAGGCGCTGCACGACGGCCTCAACGAAATCCGTCCGGGGCTGGCCACCATCGAGGGCGACGATCTGCTGGTGGCGGCCGACCCGGCGCTTGCCGGCACGGCGTGCAACGCATTGATCGATACCCATGCCGACCACCGCATCGCCATGTGCTTTGCCCTGGCCGGGCTGAAGATCCCGGGCATCCGTATTCAAGACCCGGATTGCGTGGCCAAGACCTATCCGGAGTACTGGAAGGCCTTGGGCAGCCTGGGCGTCACGCTCAGCTATTAA
- the nudC gene encoding NAD(+) diphosphatase has translation MTSGWITTTLLDNDATGGWAVARSRDGFLHDANGPLFPREWLKRQDLSVFAEHGIGHLDGEPVYLLEVDGAGQVPGCSWQGLRGFMLQGDHTLYKVLGYAAQIGTWAREHRFCGSCGQAMVQVTRERAMYCQPCDLRSYPRISPSMIVLVTRGDEILLARSPRFVTGVYSTLAGFAEPGESAEDCLIREVREEVQIEVKNLQYMGSQCWPFPHSMMLGFHAEYAGGDIVPQADEIEDAQWFNIHDLPPLPASRSIARYLIDLYVARRLGHAEPVLPG, from the coding sequence ATGACCTCAGGCTGGATTACCACAACGCTGCTGGATAATGACGCCACCGGCGGCTGGGCGGTTGCCCGCAGCCGCGATGGCTTTCTGCATGATGCCAACGGGCCCTTGTTCCCTCGGGAGTGGCTCAAGCGCCAGGACCTGTCGGTGTTTGCCGAACACGGCATCGGGCACCTCGATGGCGAGCCGGTGTACCTGCTCGAAGTCGACGGTGCAGGCCAAGTGCCGGGTTGCAGCTGGCAGGGCCTGCGCGGCTTCATGCTGCAAGGCGATCACACCCTGTACAAAGTGCTGGGCTACGCCGCGCAGATCGGTACCTGGGCACGCGAGCACCGGTTCTGCGGCAGTTGCGGCCAGGCCATGGTGCAGGTGACACGGGAGCGGGCGATGTACTGCCAACCCTGCGACCTGCGCAGCTACCCACGGATTTCACCGAGCATGATCGTGCTGGTGACCCGTGGCGATGAGATTCTGCTGGCGCGTTCGCCACGGTTTGTTACTGGGGTCTACAGCACCCTGGCCGGCTTTGCCGAGCCGGGCGAGTCGGCCGAAGACTGCCTGATCCGTGAAGTGCGTGAGGAAGTGCAGATCGAGGTGAAGAATCTGCAGTACATGGGCAGCCAGTGCTGGCCGTTCCCGCATTCGATGATGCTGGGCTTTCATGCCGAGTATGCCGGTGGCGATATCGTGCCCCAGGCCGACGAAATCGAAGACGCGCAGTGGTTCAACATCCATGACCTGCCGCCGTTGCCGGCATCACGCTCGATTGCGCGGTACCTGATCGACCTCTATGTCGCCCGTCGCCTAGGCCACGCTGAACCAGTGCTGCCAGGCTAA
- a CDS encoding UPF0149 family protein: MHAQPLTIAEFDLIEETLLKYGDDHSVLNVAELDGYFTALVSSPTQVDIAEWFPAIWGGQNPAWESAEEAGAFLDLCVRHLNTLAAQLVGDAQGFKARFDEKEHQGQSVTLAEEWCFGYIRGAAIGNWPPLPAELATQFEKISWCAEQDNFELPADLDVPAHQQRVGEIEPAARTLHDYWLSKR; this comes from the coding sequence ATGCACGCCCAGCCCCTCACCATCGCCGAGTTCGACCTGATCGAAGAAACCCTGCTCAAGTACGGCGACGACCATTCGGTGCTCAACGTCGCCGAACTCGACGGCTACTTCACCGCGCTGGTGTCCAGCCCGACGCAGGTAGATATCGCCGAGTGGTTCCCCGCCATCTGGGGTGGGCAGAACCCGGCCTGGGAAAGCGCTGAGGAGGCCGGGGCTTTCCTGGACCTGTGCGTGCGCCACCTGAACACGCTGGCGGCGCAACTGGTCGGTGATGCCCAGGGCTTCAAGGCGCGCTTCGATGAGAAAGAACACCAAGGCCAGTCCGTTACCCTCGCCGAAGAATGGTGCTTTGGCTACATTCGTGGCGCCGCCATCGGCAACTGGCCGCCGTTGCCCGCGGAACTTGCGACTCAGTTCGAGAAAATCTCCTGGTGCGCCGAACAGGATAACTTCGAATTACCGGCAGACCTGGATGTGCCAGCCCACCAGCAACGGGTCGGCGAAATCGAACCGGCTGCCCGGACGCTGCATGATTACTGGCTGAGCAAGCGCTAA